AACCGACCCATGCGGCTGATTGCGGTTCGCACTCGTTGGACTGTTTCGGGCTTGGTGTCGTGGTCAAAGCAGATGTTAACCTGTCTCCCCTGTGTAGCAAAATGCTTCAGTTCTGGGATGAGCGATGGTTTACCGATGATGTTGCCGTAGTCATCTTGCAATGTGCGATACCCTGCGTTGACCCCAGGAATAGCGATCGCCGCATAACCCGCACTCAACAAACAACCCGCTTTCTTTACCCCTTCAACAATTGTCACTGACACATTATTTTTCCAAACCCAGTACCAAAATCCCCAAGGGTGCATTAAGTCTTCATCAGTGATGGGGATACCAGAACGATTGGAGACTCTCGCCCAAATCTTCTTTGTGACGTTCAAGAAGAAGGCTCGGATTTGTTCTCGGTAAGGATTTTCGTACTTGATGAACTTGTGGAACTTCTGGGTATCTCGGCGGGGCTTATCTGGTTTAAAACAGCCCCACATCATCTGCATATAGTCGTTAAGAGGGTCAATGCCATTGCACCACCAGCCACCGAGTTCGATGTGTTGGTACTTATTCAAGTCTCTATCCCGAAGTCGTCCGTCGTTACGGCGAGAGATATTGTCGCTGTAGAGCAAATATTCGTATGGTGTTGTACCGCATAACGAACGCACATTCAGCAAAATTAATTCTTCGTCTACACCACTGTTAAGCCATTCTTGTAAATGATGAGGTTCGAGATTAGTTGTGTTTGCGTGCATAATTTCTCCGTAAGTGCATAGGAAACTAAGCGGTATGACTTTATACCGCTTAAGAAGGTTTAAAAAACAGTCAGTAGATTGAGAAAAGTGTTAAATCAGCAGTTCCAACGTGTGTGATGAATATCGAGGTTGTATGAATGAGAGCAAAATCTTTAACAGTACTCATGTACTAATATTTCGAGTTACTCTAACCTGTAGCGCAGATTTAAACAATCTAACTAAGGGCAAGTATTCTCATCAATTAGGGTATTAAAGCCAGAAAGCATTGTGAGGTAATGGTTTGAGAAATTACAGTTTCTACTTAACCAAGCAATTAACCCTCATACGACTTGATAAGTGTCTATCATTAGGCTGATGCAGAAAATCTTGTTTTAGGATTTTTTGGTCTTATCTTTCACCCCCTATGTGTAGTCGAAAGGTAAGATTGATACGTGTGCTAACAACCTTGTTTGTCTTCGGTACTTGGTGCAGATGCGTTGACGGTAATGTGGGGGCTGATCCAGGAAATAAGTTGAGTTGTTGCATAGTATGTTTCTCCTGAGTTTGGGTCATTGCAACGGGCGTATTTGGTGAGATTGTTGAAAATTATGTAAACGATGCGGGATTTTGCTAGCACTGGGTGAAAAATATAAAAACCTAGTTTTCCTTCTCTGGCGATCACCAATTCTTGTGCGGTTGCTTTTTACTGTTTGATCAGTTTCATTCGCTTTTGACGAGCGAAAGCGCCAGCCTGCCGTAGCGCAACAGTAGGGTTCGGGTGAGCAAAGAACTCCTCAACTGCCGCCTTCAGTCTTTCAACCGAATAAAATCAATACCGTTCCACAAGCTGCAATGCTTGGTTTTTCGTTACTTAACTTCGTTAGTAATCGCAGATGTAATATAGAAACAAGAAATGGTAGTGCCATTGGTAAAATCATTCAAAAGTTAGATTTATTGGGCTAATATTTCTCTTTGTTTAGACTAACTTGTAGTATTATGTAATATGTTTGGAAGAGTGATCAATTTTTAACAATTCTCCTAATTAATTGAGCCGCCATCAGACAAATCTTTCATCCTTGGCTGAACTAAAAAAAAGAAGTATTTATGCAAATTACTGCTTCAGCGATTTCACTCAATGTGGATGATGTCACAGCATCGGCCAACTTCTTTGAGCAACATTTTGGCTTCAGTAAAGAAATGGCCGCCGAGGGTTTTGTTTCTCTCTCCAGAGCAGATGCTGGCTTTAACCTAATTTTTCTCCAGACTGGGCTGAAAAGTTTCAAACCTATCCACATGCGCGGACATCGAGCTGATGGTCTACTGATTGTTTTTGTGGTGAATGACATTGAGCGGGAATACCTGCGTCTTCAATCAGTTGGTGTGACAATTACAACTCCTATCGAGACTGAAGATTGGGGTGAACGTTTCTTCCAAGTCGCAGACCCAAACGGTGTCGTGATTCAACTTGTTCAATGGATCACCGAAAATGTGGAAACAACAGTATGAATTATACCCCTGTGCCTGAGATGAACATTAACCTTCGCCCTGCTACCTCCACTGATTTGGAGATGCTGCGAAATTGGGATGAGCAACCTCATGTAATTGGCTCAGATCCTAACGATGACTGGGGTTGGGAGGTAGAACTTAACCTCACTCCTGATTGGAGGGAGCAATTAATTGCTGAAATTGATGGTCGCCCCATCGGATTTATCCAGATCATCGATCCGCTACTTGAGGATAGTCACTACTGGGGTGATGTTAAGCCAAATCTCCGTGCTATTGATATTTGGATTGGGGAAGATACTGATTTAGGTAAAGGCTATGGAACCCAAATGATGCGCCTTGCACTTGCTCGATGTTTTGCCTTGGAGCAAGTCACGGCTGTACTGGTTGACCCACTTGCCACTAATACTCGCGTTCATCGCTTTTATGAACGTCTTGGCTTTCAATTTGTTGAGCCACGAAGGTTTGGCGACGATGACTGTTTTGTTTATTGCCTGAACCGAGCAGATTGGCATCCAAAAAACACGATCGCATCGCGGTAGCGGCAGCTGGTGAG
The nucleotide sequence above comes from Nostoc sp. MS1. Encoded proteins:
- a CDS encoding VOC family protein yields the protein MQITASAISLNVDDVTASANFFEQHFGFSKEMAAEGFVSLSRADAGFNLIFLQTGLKSFKPIHMRGHRADGLLIVFVVNDIEREYLRLQSVGVTITTPIETEDWGERFFQVADPNGVVIQLVQWITENVETTV
- a CDS encoding GNAT family N-acetyltransferase gives rise to the protein MNYTPVPEMNINLRPATSTDLEMLRNWDEQPHVIGSDPNDDWGWEVELNLTPDWREQLIAEIDGRPIGFIQIIDPLLEDSHYWGDVKPNLRAIDIWIGEDTDLGKGYGTQMMRLALARCFALEQVTAVLVDPLATNTRVHRFYERLGFQFVEPRRFGDDDCFVYCLNRADWHPKNTIASR